A portion of the Chondrinema litorale genome contains these proteins:
- a CDS encoding PKD domain-containing protein — MFDSHQYKFITLILIVFSIKVHAQSIVTYAGDSKAERFYSVLELSDGTYVVSGAAKDLNWITGSPSITQIGARTIDNTGVQAQDMNVPFLLHISNDLQNILDVVSLPSGAAIDFKHIKLSSTPGAATGNMFVSGTTANGYFIGKLNNNFVNGTPTAFNWTWNVEASGDHRTRQPWDVGGDGKVVYAEGTPNGDDFAAVFRLKADGSGRDIVENWRYHVGKDAVDGTATEGAWTPANSNGDVITEYSGVLFKSDTRGSLRSWTAAEYNASIADGNGGTKQGQWPMDLFYASAFNIDRPQTTMAMGGYTGYKKGERDTHRIGGIAVDKTTHHIYIGASINSVTSSGQTDSEPFVIAYSQNGSKKWWSRLYTETAGQSVLNQLVDGMAIDYATSSVVIIGRQKGSAADGFWNGNSVQGNVLQPTGTDSFHSAFTGSNNTNVSWIGKLRLSNGNLLFSAYIAGYNGGGTLGAAYAEEDLDGWPNHNDGDADLSTTTVNNNVYVDGAGQVYILATSRAFVTTATAYQKHQKPANGSSVSAANVRVYTANLQSLVYTSALTGVNPASGTGGGNTSLDGAFPVTNGVIVSGRHFAGSNGQAIGSSIPTSNVPPWGKNSPAGESAILAKLTYSEIEAIFNIDPALGNCVNETTVITDSSYTVGGEINSWTWDFGDGANPATADTEGPHEVTWSSDGEKTISLIVTNTLGDSDTTEMTYQVFPAPSAEITTSPENGSLDPAPITVELSPTDGVNNDYSYEWEIEDLTNGTVTYSTAEPEHELLVAGDYVVRLTVTNGTCSATDSVVLTVTGGPGPIDAEFEVDKEGVCLFQDVVFTQVSDSNVVSWDWAFGEGATPATASTKGPHEVVYTTPGTKTARLTVSNGVIEETYTYEFEVTEAPLASFSSTGATDAIPATIQFTPDDNAASYAWNFGNPYDSAGNISSEQNPSYTYEAAGNYMVSLTVTNDGGCSTTFYDSLTIEGGIDTVFADFTIIPSTQTCVNNTVTITDMSRGYESNERQWYFDDPDVVIEGDTSNQGSPWSTPGPVNVYWTTPGEKTVTLKVIGSNGNDDTKVASQTFMVYPYPNANFDVETEDCNSLSVLFTANQANGNYYEWDFGDGSDPVNASVIQHTYASAGQYTVTLTVVNNGCESVVSKTVNIGDCDSPLYTAGIIVSAAREDCASQRYYFEDASQGTFTSWEWDFGSGSQPATASGPGPHEVIIDSGNQDPVTVTLTVTDEDGNTYVVTTEIEP, encoded by the coding sequence ATGTTTGATTCGCACCAATACAAATTTATCACATTAATTTTAATAGTATTTAGCATAAAAGTACATGCTCAAAGTATCGTAACTTATGCAGGTGATTCAAAAGCAGAGCGATTTTATTCTGTACTAGAGCTATCAGATGGTACTTATGTTGTAAGTGGCGCAGCAAAAGATTTAAACTGGATTACAGGCTCACCTTCCATCACTCAAATAGGAGCTAGAACTATAGATAATACAGGCGTACAGGCACAAGATATGAATGTGCCTTTTTTATTACACATCAGTAATGATTTGCAAAATATACTAGATGTGGTAAGCCTACCTTCTGGAGCCGCCATAGATTTTAAACATATAAAGTTAAGCTCAACTCCGGGAGCAGCCACTGGAAATATGTTTGTTTCTGGTACAACCGCCAATGGATATTTTATAGGCAAACTCAATAACAACTTTGTAAATGGCACTCCTACCGCTTTTAACTGGACATGGAATGTGGAAGCAAGTGGCGACCACAGAACAAGACAACCTTGGGATGTTGGTGGTGATGGAAAAGTAGTTTATGCCGAAGGCACACCAAACGGAGATGATTTTGCCGCTGTTTTTAGACTTAAAGCAGACGGAAGTGGACGAGACATTGTCGAGAATTGGCGATACCATGTTGGTAAAGATGCAGTTGATGGAACAGCGACAGAAGGAGCTTGGACACCAGCCAATTCTAATGGTGATGTAATTACAGAATACAGTGGTGTATTATTTAAATCTGACACAAGAGGTTCACTTAGATCTTGGACAGCTGCTGAATACAATGCAAGTATTGCAGATGGAAATGGCGGCACGAAGCAAGGTCAATGGCCAATGGATTTATTCTATGCTTCTGCATTTAATATAGATCGTCCACAAACTACCATGGCTATGGGTGGTTACACAGGTTATAAAAAAGGTGAGCGCGATACCCATCGAATTGGAGGTATAGCTGTAGATAAAACTACCCACCATATATATATAGGTGCAAGCATCAATTCTGTGACCAGTTCAGGTCAAACAGATTCTGAACCTTTTGTAATTGCTTACTCACAAAACGGAAGCAAAAAATGGTGGAGCCGACTATATACCGAAACGGCAGGTCAATCAGTATTAAACCAACTAGTAGATGGAATGGCTATTGATTATGCTACAAGTTCTGTAGTAATAATCGGTAGACAAAAAGGCAGTGCAGCAGATGGTTTTTGGAATGGCAATAGTGTACAAGGCAATGTTTTACAACCAACAGGAACTGACAGTTTCCACTCTGCTTTTACAGGCTCGAACAATACCAATGTTTCGTGGATAGGCAAATTAAGATTAAGTAATGGCAATCTGCTATTTAGCGCGTACATTGCCGGATATAATGGTGGTGGAACTTTAGGAGCTGCTTATGCAGAAGAAGATTTAGACGGCTGGCCTAACCATAATGATGGCGATGCAGACTTAAGCACAACTACAGTAAATAATAATGTATATGTAGATGGTGCTGGTCAGGTTTATATACTTGCAACTTCAAGAGCATTTGTAACAACTGCTACAGCATATCAAAAACATCAAAAACCTGCGAATGGCTCATCTGTATCGGCCGCAAATGTGCGAGTTTACACAGCCAATCTGCAAAGCTTGGTATATACATCAGCACTTACAGGTGTAAATCCTGCTTCGGGTACAGGTGGAGGAAACACCAGTCTAGATGGCGCTTTTCCTGTAACCAATGGAGTGATCGTTTCAGGTAGACACTTTGCCGGTTCCAATGGCCAAGCAATTGGTAGTTCAATACCAACATCTAATGTGCCACCTTGGGGAAAAAACAGTCCGGCTGGTGAAAGTGCGATTTTAGCCAAATTAACCTATTCTGAAATTGAAGCCATCTTTAATATCGATCCGGCATTAGGTAATTGTGTGAATGAGACTACTGTAATTACAGACTCAAGTTATACAGTGGGTGGAGAAATTAACTCTTGGACTTGGGATTTTGGCGATGGTGCAAATCCTGCAACAGCCGATACCGAAGGACCTCATGAAGTAACGTGGTCTTCAGATGGTGAAAAAACAATTAGTTTAATAGTTACAAATACACTGGGAGATTCAGACACAACTGAAATGACTTATCAAGTCTTTCCTGCTCCTTCTGCAGAAATTACTACCTCTCCTGAAAATGGTTCTTTAGATCCTGCCCCTATCACAGTTGAATTGTCGCCTACAGATGGTGTAAATAATGACTATTCTTATGAATGGGAAATTGAAGATTTAACAAATGGAACGGTCACTTATTCTACTGCTGAACCAGAACACGAATTGCTAGTTGCAGGAGATTATGTGGTAAGACTAACAGTTACGAATGGAACATGTTCTGCCACAGACTCGGTAGTTCTTACTGTTACAGGAGGTCCTGGTCCTATTGATGCAGAATTCGAAGTTGATAAAGAAGGCGTTTGTTTATTCCAAGATGTAGTGTTCACTCAGGTTAGCGATTCTAATGTTGTAAGTTGGGACTGGGCATTTGGAGAAGGCGCCACACCAGCTACAGCGAGCACAAAAGGTCCACATGAAGTAGTTTATACAACTCCAGGAACAAAAACAGCAAGACTTACAGTAAGTAATGGCGTAATTGAAGAAACATATACCTATGAGTTTGAAGTAACAGAAGCTCCTCTGGCATCATTTTCTTCTACTGGAGCTACAGATGCAATTCCTGCAACCATCCAGTTTACACCAGACGACAATGCAGCTTCTTATGCATGGAATTTTGGTAATCCATATGACTCTGCCGGAAATATTTCTTCAGAACAGAACCCGAGTTATACCTACGAAGCAGCAGGAAATTATATGGTTTCTTTAACTGTAACAAATGATGGAGGTTGTTCTACTACATTCTATGACTCATTAACTATTGAAGGAGGTATTGATACTGTTTTCGCAGATTTTACAATTATTCCTTCAACACAAACCTGTGTAAACAATACGGTTACTATCACAGATATGTCGAGAGGTTATGAGTCAAATGAAAGACAATGGTATTTTGACGATCCAGATGTGGTAATTGAGGGTGATACATCCAATCAAGGTTCCCCTTGGTCTACTCCAGGACCTGTAAATGTTTACTGGACTACTCCGGGTGAAAAAACTGTCACTTTAAAGGTAATTGGAAGCAATGGTAACGACGATACCAAAGTCGCCTCACAAACCTTTATGGTATACCCCTACCCGAATGCAAACTTCGATGTAGAAACAGAAGATTGTAATTCACTTTCTGTCTTATTTACAGCAAATCAGGCAAATGGCAATTATTATGAGTGGGATTTCGGAGATGGCAGCGATCCGGTAAATGCTTCCGTAATACAACATACATATGCTTCTGCCGGACAATATACTGTCACGTTAACGGTTGTTAATAACGGTTGCGAATCGGTAGTTTCTAAAACAGTAAATATAGGAGATTGCGATTCGCCGTTGTATACTGCCGGCATTATTGTAAGTGCAGCAAGAGAAGATTGCGCCTCACAGCGATATTACTTTGAGGATGCTTCTCAGGGAACGTTTACCAGTTGGGAGTGGGATTTTGGTAGCGGTTCTCAACCTGCAACAGCCAGTGGTCCGGGGCCACATGAAGTTATTATAGATTCTGGAAATCAGGATCCGGTAACTGTAACTTTAACTGTAACTGATGAAGATGGTAACACATATGTGGTTACAACAGAGATCGAACCGTAA
- a CDS encoding PorP/SprF family type IX secretion system membrane protein — protein MVKGLTSLSTLKLITFRKVFFLLISLLISGKILAQDPQFTQFYAAPLYLNPAFTGSTGEGRIIANYRNQWPGLSSNFVTYAASYDQYFPGIKSGVGIMLKRDEQGGGASSPFVSNDVNLLYSYLIPLNEVFAISAGLQLGYGLRDLNFNNFLFGDQIDDDGPTGNATGETFSSDQIGYFDVSSGLVLFSNNLWVGFAAHHLNTPNLSFLGDADPLQMKFNVHAGYKILIGQVKRRNRKVSEQSITPVIHYKSQGKADQFSIGAYANYDPIVFGLWYRGLPVKEFENAGLNQDAFAVLVGFNLDNLSIGYSYDYTISGLSNVNTYGSHEVSITYHIKYKDKGRRKGFGYPQVVCPNPWKKYQKLKYEHTKPFNNR, from the coding sequence ATGGTAAAAGGGTTAACCAGCTTAAGCACACTAAAACTGATTACTTTCAGAAAAGTATTTTTTCTGTTGATATCGCTATTGATATCTGGTAAAATTTTGGCGCAAGACCCTCAATTTACCCAGTTCTATGCGGCACCATTATATCTAAACCCAGCTTTTACAGGCTCTACGGGCGAAGGTAGAATTATTGCCAATTATAGAAACCAATGGCCTGGTTTAAGTTCAAACTTTGTAACTTATGCAGCTTCCTACGATCAGTATTTTCCTGGGATAAAAAGTGGTGTTGGTATCATGCTCAAAAGAGATGAGCAAGGTGGTGGAGCAAGCTCTCCCTTTGTTTCTAATGATGTAAATCTTTTATATTCATATTTAATTCCTCTCAACGAAGTATTTGCGATTTCTGCTGGATTGCAATTGGGTTATGGGTTGAGAGACCTCAATTTCAATAATTTCTTATTTGGCGATCAGATAGATGACGATGGACCTACAGGAAATGCAACAGGTGAAACCTTCAGTAGTGATCAAATTGGTTATTTCGATGTATCTTCTGGTCTTGTATTATTCTCTAATAACCTTTGGGTAGGATTTGCAGCACATCATTTAAATACACCTAACCTCTCTTTTTTAGGAGATGCAGATCCATTACAGATGAAATTTAATGTTCATGCTGGTTACAAAATATTAATTGGACAAGTTAAAAGGAGAAACAGGAAAGTTTCTGAGCAAAGTATTACGCCAGTTATTCACTATAAATCTCAAGGTAAAGCAGATCAGTTTAGTATAGGAGCTTATGCTAATTACGACCCAATTGTATTTGGTTTGTGGTATAGAGGTTTACCTGTTAAAGAGTTCGAAAATGCAGGACTAAACCAAGATGCTTTTGCAGTGCTTGTTGGGTTTAATTTAGATAACCTAAGTATTGGCTATAGCTACGATTATACTATTTCTGGATTAAGTAATGTAAATACTTATGGTTCTCACGAAGTATCTATAACCTATCACATTAAATATAAAGACAAAGGAAGAAGAAAAGGATTTGGATATCCACAAGTAGTATGTCCAAATCCTTGGAAAAAATATCAGAAACTTAAATACGAACATACAAAACCTTTCAATAATCGATAA
- a CDS encoding universal stress protein: protein MKLFNRMMVALDHTYFDREILRFANYMASMVNPEKIYFVHVDRDLEMPDYLNFEYSNNAAAVATPKDELLRGKIKDEVLKHYGTWNDKQMKVVIAEGRPLQELLHWTNVKKVDLILVGNKKISEGSGITGNKLAREANCSIVFIPENAHLPFENVLIPFDFSGNADQALKTGLLLKKAIGDITISSLHVFDVPMFNNYNVSVNYRELVGDVHKYKVKAFKEYLDKEGLDHCNIKQVFIENTTGRTAKHINDYILKNNIDFTIIGAKGHSAWDAFLMGSVTEKLISLNTTNPIMVMRKKK, encoded by the coding sequence ATGAAATTGTTTAATCGCATGATGGTCGCCTTAGACCACACTTATTTTGATAGGGAAATTTTGCGTTTTGCCAATTATATGGCATCAATGGTAAATCCAGAAAAGATTTACTTTGTACATGTTGACAGGGATTTAGAGATGCCCGATTATTTGAATTTTGAGTATTCAAATAATGCAGCAGCAGTTGCTACTCCAAAAGATGAATTACTGAGAGGAAAAATTAAAGATGAAGTACTAAAACACTATGGTACTTGGAATGACAAACAGATGAAAGTAGTAATTGCAGAGGGTAGACCTTTACAAGAATTACTTCATTGGACAAATGTTAAAAAAGTTGATCTGATATTAGTAGGTAATAAAAAAATATCAGAGGGTAGTGGTATTACAGGAAATAAACTTGCCCGTGAAGCTAATTGCTCAATTGTATTTATTCCTGAAAATGCCCATTTACCTTTCGAGAATGTTTTAATACCATTCGACTTTTCTGGTAATGCAGATCAAGCATTAAAGACCGGATTATTACTAAAGAAAGCAATTGGAGATATTACAATTTCAAGTCTTCATGTATTTGATGTGCCAATGTTTAATAATTACAATGTAAGTGTAAACTATAGAGAACTAGTAGGTGATGTGCACAAATACAAAGTGAAAGCTTTTAAAGAATATTTAGATAAAGAAGGATTAGATCATTGCAATATAAAGCAGGTATTTATTGAAAATACTACAGGTAGAACTGCTAAACATATTAATGATTACATCTTGAAGAATAATATAGATTTCACCATTATTGGAGCTAAAGGTCACTCAGCCTGGGATGCATTTTTAATGGGTAGTGTAACAGAAAAACTGATCTCTCTAAACACTACAAATCCTATTATGGTAATGAGAAAGAAAAAATAG
- a CDS encoding DsrE family protein, which yields MNLKLQLFAALLLLAFNPAFSQDRVSPAVPGFGGIYEIESPDEKPDPSLEYNIVIDVTMGSDSANAVNPSLHNIARMMNLHVAAGVPLKNMHVKAVIHSKAIAAVLDNKHHKEKFEVDNPNIDLIGALKKSGVEIYVCAQSLLARNYEREWVNKDIGISYSALTLLTTYQLKGYSLLKF from the coding sequence ATGAACTTAAAACTACAACTTTTCGCAGCGCTGTTATTATTGGCTTTCAATCCTGCATTTTCTCAAGATCGAGTTTCACCAGCAGTTCCCGGCTTTGGAGGCATATATGAAATTGAATCTCCAGACGAAAAACCAGATCCAAGCTTAGAATACAATATTGTTATTGATGTAACAATGGGTAGTGATTCGGCAAATGCAGTAAATCCATCTTTACATAATATTGCCAGAATGATGAATTTGCATGTGGCAGCAGGTGTACCTCTAAAAAACATGCATGTAAAAGCCGTAATACATTCTAAAGCTATTGCCGCAGTGTTAGACAATAAGCACCACAAAGAAAAATTTGAAGTTGATAATCCAAATATTGACTTAATAGGCGCATTAAAAAAATCTGGTGTAGAGATTTATGTTTGTGCTCAATCTTTATTAGCAAGAAACTATGAAAGAGAATGGGTTAACAAAGACATAGGTATTTCTTATTCTGCTTTAACATTGCTTACAACTTATCAGCTTAAAGGTTATTCTTTATTGAAATTTTAA
- a CDS encoding SCP2 sterol-binding domain-containing protein, with the protein MTGKLFYQKKELEPVKIYHFNRIIIMELNSFTEKVKEIVASKPSLGNTLKFVFEEGVIFIDGTVEPSVVSNENKEAACEIHVSMEDARAFLDGQLNPIEAMMEGNLKIEGDVAVAMKVVEIMTT; encoded by the coding sequence TTGACAGGCAAGTTATTCTATCAGAAAAAAGAATTAGAACCAGTAAAAATCTATCATTTTAATCGGATTATAATTATGGAATTAAATAGTTTTACTGAGAAAGTAAAAGAAATTGTAGCTTCGAAACCTAGCTTAGGAAACACATTAAAGTTTGTTTTTGAAGAAGGTGTTATTTTTATTGATGGCACGGTTGAGCCAAGTGTTGTTTCAAACGAAAACAAGGAAGCGGCATGTGAAATACATGTTAGTATGGAAGATGCCAGAGCTTTTCTTGATGGTCAACTAAACCCTATTGAAGCCATGATGGAGGGAAATTTAAAAATTGAAGGTGATGTGGCAGTTGCAATGAAAGTGGTTGAAATAATGACTACTTAA
- a CDS encoding carotenoid biosynthesis protein, which yields MSIQLNTNTNQNIPLHYQKRKFFKPSVIFLIALYFFGFLGMHVPIMNEYMQKLTPFESFISLTPLNLLLTSAMLLYFHKDWNRQFFVYVIMAMLTGFFAEVLGVATGVIFGEYAYGATLGWKFLEVPLVIGINWFLLSYVCSSLMFGVSSNIYIRTMAASLLMVILDLLIEPVAIKYDFWTWAGNEIPLQNYFAWFIIGLIPCFLFYFLNFKKQNLFAVYVFGAQLMFFFLNNLFI from the coding sequence ATGAGTATCCAATTAAATACAAACACAAATCAAAATATACCATTGCACTATCAAAAAAGAAAATTCTTTAAACCATCGGTTATTTTTCTAATTGCTTTGTATTTTTTTGGTTTTTTAGGGATGCATGTGCCAATAATGAACGAATACATGCAAAAGCTAACACCATTTGAGAGTTTTATTTCTCTTACACCATTAAATCTATTACTTACTTCGGCTATGTTACTTTATTTCCATAAAGACTGGAACAGGCAGTTTTTTGTGTATGTAATAATGGCTATGCTCACAGGTTTTTTTGCAGAAGTATTGGGCGTTGCTACTGGAGTTATTTTTGGCGAATATGCTTATGGCGCTACATTAGGTTGGAAATTCTTGGAGGTTCCTTTGGTAATCGGAATAAACTGGTTTTTACTTTCTTATGTGTGTAGTAGTTTAATGTTTGGTGTTTCTTCTAACATATACATCAGAACAATGGCAGCATCTTTACTAATGGTGATTTTAGATTTATTGATAGAGCCTGTTGCGATTAAATACGATTTTTGGACTTGGGCTGGAAATGAAATTCCACTACAAAACTATTTTGCTTGGTTTATAATAGGTTTAATTCCCTGTTTTTTATTTTACTTTCTTAATTTTAAAAAGCAAAACCTATTTGCAGTATATGTATTTGGAGCACAGTTAATGTTCTTTTTCTTAAATAATTTATTTATTTGA
- a CDS encoding glycosyltransferase family 2 protein, translating into MANPMSSLPLVTVICLCYNHQNYVLESINSVLAQSYTQIELIVVDDASTDNSQALISNFIKAHPQITFIPLETNLGNCTAFNKALAKANGKYIIDLAADDLLLPDRVLKQVETFENLSEEYAVVFTDAYLIDESGLKIKTFYKRDKAGKLIENVPTGDIYIHLIKRMILSSPTMMMRKKVLDELGGYDESLSYEDYDFWVRSGRKYKYFFLNEILTKKRVIAESQGAGFYKKRLNKHLISTLKICNKALELNKSKEENDALGISVSYHLKLAFLTENFEICEAYYSFLKSFKQPNWKDKSFRILAAFRVKVNAIYSLFLKLYRGIQV; encoded by the coding sequence GTGGCAAACCCCATGTCATCATTACCATTAGTTACAGTAATTTGTTTGTGTTATAACCATCAAAATTATGTACTGGAAAGTATCAACTCTGTATTAGCACAAAGTTATACACAAATTGAATTAATCGTAGTAGATGATGCAAGCACAGATAACAGTCAAGCTTTAATCAGTAATTTTATTAAAGCTCATCCTCAGATTACTTTTATCCCCCTAGAGACAAACCTTGGTAATTGCACTGCATTTAATAAAGCTTTGGCTAAAGCAAATGGAAAGTATATTATTGATCTAGCTGCCGATGATTTATTGTTACCAGATAGAGTCTTAAAGCAAGTAGAAACATTTGAAAACCTTTCTGAAGAATATGCTGTAGTTTTTACCGATGCCTATTTGATTGATGAATCTGGACTGAAAATTAAAACATTTTACAAAAGAGATAAAGCTGGTAAACTCATCGAAAATGTACCTACTGGAGATATTTACATACATCTTATAAAAAGAATGATATTATCTTCTCCTACTATGATGATGCGTAAAAAAGTATTGGATGAATTAGGTGGTTATGATGAATCTCTTAGTTATGAAGATTACGACTTTTGGGTAAGATCTGGAAGAAAATATAAATACTTTTTCCTTAACGAAATTCTTACAAAAAAAAGAGTTATAGCAGAATCTCAAGGAGCTGGTTTTTATAAAAAAAGATTAAACAAGCATTTGATATCTACTTTGAAAATTTGCAATAAAGCACTAGAGTTAAATAAATCTAAAGAAGAAAACGACGCACTTGGTATATCTGTCAGTTACCACTTAAAACTAGCCTTTTTAACAGAGAATTTCGAAATCTGCGAAGCTTATTACTCTTTTCTAAAATCGTTTAAGCAGCCTAATTGGAAAGATAAATCATTTCGCATTCTTGCCGCATTTAGAGTAAAGGTTAATGCCATTTATAGTCTTTTCCTCAAGCTTTACAGAGGTATTCAAGTTTAA
- the mgtE gene encoding magnesium transporter produces MSFEPTMDFVKTLSTSVENKDAKNIKAFLKELHAADISIILDRMEADECRYILSLLDKNIGADVISELEEDTQKEFLKGFSPEELAEYMDFTDSDDAADILNRLPVKMKEEIIASMKNKEKVAHITDLLKYNEDCAGGLMAKELIKANINWDIKQCIEEIRRQTKNVEKIFTVYVIDDLGMLKGRVSLKKIILSTDETKIKDICVPELHLVQTYYEKEEVADIMQKYDLEAVPVVNMQGKLLGRITIDDIVDVITEQAEMNQQMMSGISENVEEDDTVWMLSRARLPWLLIGMMGGLLGAQLMGFFEGDLELVPAMAFFIPLITATGGNVGIQSSTLVVQALANPAAMLGSTAAERLIKVLSVAVINGMAISSVVFCFIFFFQGIELAIIVSIALFCVVMLASIMGTITPLFLNKLGINPALASGPFITTANDLLGLAVYFIIARMLLNSI; encoded by the coding sequence ATGTCTTTCGAGCCTACTATGGATTTTGTAAAAACCCTTTCAACTTCAGTTGAAAATAAGGATGCAAAAAACATAAAGGCTTTTCTGAAAGAATTACACGCCGCAGATATCTCAATCATTCTAGATAGAATGGAAGCAGATGAGTGCCGATACATTCTAAGCCTTTTAGATAAAAATATTGGTGCCGATGTAATTAGTGAGCTGGAAGAAGATACTCAAAAAGAATTTTTAAAGGGTTTTAGTCCAGAAGAGTTGGCAGAATACATGGATTTTACTGATTCTGATGATGCAGCCGATATTTTGAACAGACTTCCTGTAAAGATGAAGGAGGAGATAATCGCCTCCATGAAGAACAAGGAGAAAGTTGCTCACATTACCGATCTTCTCAAATATAACGAAGATTGTGCAGGCGGTTTAATGGCAAAAGAGTTGATTAAAGCTAACATCAACTGGGACATTAAACAATGTATTGAGGAGATTAGAAGACAGACCAAAAATGTTGAGAAAATCTTTACTGTATATGTAATTGATGACCTAGGCATGTTAAAAGGTCGAGTTTCTTTAAAGAAGATTATTCTGTCTACTGATGAAACCAAAATAAAAGACATTTGTGTGCCTGAGCTACACTTGGTGCAAACTTATTACGAAAAAGAAGAAGTGGCCGACATCATGCAGAAGTATGATTTGGAAGCTGTACCAGTAGTAAATATGCAAGGTAAGTTACTTGGTAGAATTACTATTGATGATATTGTTGACGTAATTACTGAGCAGGCCGAAATGAACCAACAGATGATGTCTGGTATCTCTGAAAATGTAGAAGAAGACGATACTGTTTGGATGCTTTCCAGAGCACGTTTGCCTTGGTTATTAATCGGTATGATGGGAGGGTTATTAGGTGCACAACTCATGGGATTCTTTGAAGGTGATCTGGAACTTGTACCTGCAATGGCTTTCTTTATTCCACTAATTACGGCAACTGGTGGTAATGTAGGTATTCAGTCTTCTACATTGGTGGTGCAAGCTTTGGCAAACCCCGCAGCCATGTTAGGAAGTACAGCCGCAGAAAGGTTAATTAAGGTGCTTTCTGTAGCGGTCATCAACGGAATGGCTATTTCATCCGTTGTATTTTGCTTTATATTTTTCTTTCAAGGAATCGAACTGGCCATTATTGTTTCCATTGCATTGTTTTGTGTGGTAATGCTAGCTTCTATAATGGGAACCATTACACCGCTTTTTCTGAATAAATTAGGTATTAATCCCGCTTTAGCTTCTGGGCCATTTATCACTACTGCTAATGATTTATTGGGTTTGGCAGTATACTTTATAATCGCCAGAATGTTGCTTAACTCAATTTAA
- a CDS encoding DUF6992 family protein, translated as MRLRLIIVTLLSIILCNSINAQNFQENFQGKKYKITKTGMTVLGSWALGNIAANALMLPSAHGDDKYFKQMNIYWNLVNIAIAGGGYVANEQYRKKSLSTYQLISDQYKTEKVLLLNAGLDLVYITAGQLLKERAKNISKNPDRLKGFGNGLILQGVFLFVFDLSLHTIHIRHRNKNNAHFSQINLSINSDGLRMYF; from the coding sequence GTGAGGCTAAGGCTAATTATAGTAACATTGCTGAGCATAATTCTTTGTAATTCTATAAATGCTCAGAATTTTCAAGAAAATTTTCAGGGTAAAAAATACAAGATTACCAAAACAGGCATGACTGTACTTGGTTCTTGGGCTTTAGGTAACATTGCTGCTAATGCATTAATGTTACCTAGTGCTCATGGAGATGATAAGTATTTTAAGCAAATGAATATTTACTGGAACTTGGTAAATATCGCAATTGCTGGTGGTGGGTATGTAGCCAATGAGCAATACCGTAAAAAAAGTTTATCAACCTATCAGTTAATTTCGGATCAGTATAAAACAGAAAAAGTTTTACTGTTAAATGCAGGTTTAGATTTGGTGTATATTACAGCAGGTCAGTTACTAAAAGAGAGGGCTAAAAACATCTCAAAAAATCCGGATCGATTAAAGGGTTTTGGCAATGGACTTATTTTGCAAGGAGTATTTCTTTTTGTGTTTGATTTGAGTTTACATACGATTCATATTCGACATAGAAATAAAAATAATGCTCATTTTAGTCAAATCAATCTTTCAATAAATAGTGATGGTCTAAGAATGTATTTTTAA
- a CDS encoding phage holin family protein has product MKILFRFIISAVAIMLAAFLLENYGVSVRSFGTAIIVAIVMSLLNAFIKPILVFFTLPITILTLGLFLLVINAFIIYFASGLVGGFFVEGLWSAFLFSLVYSLCMSLFEYLLGFKS; this is encoded by the coding sequence TTGAAAATATTATTCAGGTTTATAATTTCAGCAGTAGCGATTATGCTCGCTGCTTTTCTACTTGAAAATTACGGTGTTTCTGTTAGAAGTTTTGGTACTGCTATTATCGTTGCAATTGTAATGAGTTTACTAAATGCGTTTATCAAACCAATATTAGTATTCTTTACATTACCTATTACCATACTTACTCTCGGACTGTTTTTACTAGTAATTAATGCCTTTATTATATACTTTGCCAGTGGTTTAGTAGGAGGTTTTTTTGTAGAAGGTTTATGGAGTGCTTTTTTATTCAGTCTAGTTTACTCACTGTGTATGTCATTATTTGAATATCTGCTAGGATTCAAATCGTGA